The following are from one region of the Nicotiana tomentosiformis chromosome 7, ASM39032v3, whole genome shotgun sequence genome:
- the LOC138895975 gene encoding uncharacterized protein, translating into MGRPHQGTQAMVPTPGSTPPLQPARGGGYVGRGHPKGGGYARYYAFPSRTKTIISDAVITGIVPVCHTYASVLFDPRSTYSYVSSYFASYLDMSRGSLNTLVYVSTPVGDSIVVKRVYRSFLITIGAFETWVDLMFLYMVDFDVILDMKLVISVPC; encoded by the coding sequence ATGGGTAGACCTCATCAGGGTACTCAGGCTATGGTTCCCACTCCAGGTTCTACTCCACCTttacaaccagctagaggtggaggatatgtgggtagaggtcatcctaAAGGGGGAGGTTATGCTCGTTATTATGCTTTCCCTAGTAGGACTAAGACAATTATATCAGATGCAGTTATTActggtattgttccggtctgccATACatatgcatcagttttatttgatccgcgttctacttattcgtatgtgtcatcctactttgcgtcatatttggatatgtctcgtggTTCTCTTaatactcttgtttatgtgtctacacctgttggggattcTATTGTGGTCAAACGTGTCTATCGTTCTTTTTTGATCACTATTGGGGCTTTCGAGACTTGGGTTGATCTTATGTTTCTgtatatggtggattttgatgtaattttggaTATGAAATTGGTTATCTCTGTACCATGCTAA